The stretch of DNA GACGATCTCGGTGGCGAAACACTCCCACGCCGCCATGTCGGTGACGTTGAAGCCCATGTAACCCAGCTCGGTAACCTTGACCATACGTGTTCTCCCCGCGGTGACTGGCCTGCGCCGCAACCCCAGCGGTACCGGCGTGCACCGCATTACGCCACGCAGGCGGGCGGCGCACTTGACGCAGGTCAGGCCGGCGCATCGGCCGGGCCGCTGTACCGGCCGCGCGGGCATCGCTTATCCTGCCGACCGACCGTCCGGCAAGCGCCGAACGCATCGCCGCCAACGCAAATCCCAAGGAGAAACCCGCCCATGAGCGAGCCGCTGGTCACCTACGCCCGCGACGGCCACGTTGCCGTCATCACCATGAACCGCCCCGAGGCCATGAACGCCATGAGCGTGGCCATGCTCAACGAGCTCACCGCCGCGGTTAAGCAGTACGCGGCCGACGACGAGGCCTGGGTCGGCGTGCTGCGCGGCGAGGGCCGGGCCTTCTGCACCGGCGGGGACCTGAAGGAAGCCCTGGAGCTGATCGGCGACGAGCCGGCCAATTTCTACGTCATGCCGCGCCAGGGCCTGGAAGCCTTCGCCCTGGTGCGCGCCACGCCCAAGCCGATGATCGCCGCCGTGCACGGCTACTGCATGGCCGGCGGCCTGCTGCTGGCCAACGCCTGCGACCTGATCGTGGCCGGCGAATCGTGCAAGTTCGGCATTCCGGAAACCTCGGTCGGCATGCCGACCATGGGCTACCTGGACCTGTGGAAGTTCATGGGCCCGCGCGTGTTCATGGAAAAGGTGCTGACCGCCGAGCCGTTCGGTGCCGCCGAGGCCAAGGCCTGCGGCCTGGTCAACCGCGTGGTGGCGGACGACCAGGTACAGGCCGAGGCCATGAAGCTGGCGCAGAAAATCGCCAGCAACTCGCCGCGCTCGGTGGCCGCCCACACGCAGGCGGTGCGCCTGTCGGTCAAGTACAACCGCGAGGTGCTGGAGGAATTCCAGCGCCAGATATGGGACCCGGTCGTGTTCGGGCAGGACATCCAGGAAGGCCTGGCCTCGTTCGGCCAGCGCCGCAAGCCGGAGTGGAAGAATCGGTAACGAGCTGCCGATCAGCTCAAGGTCGTCATTCCGGCGAAAGCCGGAATCCAGAAATAAACCGCCTGGACCCCGGCCTTCGCCGGGGTGAAGAAAGCGTCTCCCTATTGCCACGAACTAACGTACGGGCGGCGTTCCAGCGCCACCCTCTAATAAGGAGGAACCCCGCCATGCTCGAACTGACCGAACCGGAACACATCCGCCTGCTGCGGGACCAGCTGCGCCGCTTCGTGGACAGGGAAATGCCGCGCGAGGCGGCCGCGCGCTGGGACCGCGAGGACGTGTTCCCGCGCCAGGTGTTCGACAAACTGGCGGAGCTTGGCGTGTGCGGCCTGACGGTGCCGGAGGAATACGGCGGCGCCGGCGTGGACATCCCGGCCTGCATGGCGGTGATCGAGGAACTCTCGCGCCGCTCGCTGGCCGTGTCGGTGCCGTACATCATGTGCACCTGCTACGCCGGCATGAACATCACCGAGGTCGGCTCCGAAGCGCAGAAGCGCGAGCTGCTGCCCAGAATCGCCGAGGGCAAGCTGATCTTCGCCTACGGCCTGACGGAACCCGACGTCGGCTCGGACCTGGGCAGCGTCAAGACCACCGCCGTGCGCGATGGAGATGAACTGATCATCAACGGCGCCAAGCGCTTTTGCTCCGGCGCCGACGAGGCCGACTACATCTACGCCCTGGTCTGCTCCGACCGCGCCGGTGCGCGCTACAAGAACCTGTCGTTCGTGCTCATCCCGCCGACTGCGCCGGGCGTCACCGTCACCGCCTTCGAGTGCATGGGCGTGCGCGGCATCCACACCACGGACGTCACTTTCGACAACGTGCGCCTGCCGCTGGCCAACCTGGTCGGCGGCGAGGCGGCCTGGAACCGCGGCTGGGAAATGCTGGCCGGCCCGGGCCTGGACGTGGAAAAGATCGAAGTCGCGGCGATTGCGCTGGGCGTCGCCTGGGCGGCGCTCGAAGACGCCTGGAGCTATGCCCAGGAGCGCAAGCAGTTCGGCAAGGCCATCGGTTCGTACCAGTCCATCCGCCACCTGCTGGCCGACATGCAGGCCAAGCTGTACACCGCCCGCACGCTGGTCTACCAGGTGGCCGGCAAGCTGGACGGCGAAGGCCGCCACGGCGTGGAAACCGCCATCGCCAAACTGATGGCCACCGAGTACTGCACCGAGATCACGCTGGCCGCGCAAAAGGTCATGGGCGCCTACGGCTACGCCAGCGAATTCCCCATGGAGCGCTACGTGCGCGACTCGCTGGCGCTGCCGATCTTCGGCGGCTCGTCGGCCATCCAGCGCAACAACATCGTCAACTGGATGGGCTTGCCGAAGTAAGACGGCCTCCCCGGGCAAGGCGACCTCGATCTGGAATCCGCATGCAGGATGGGTGCAGCGCAGCGAAACCCATCGATCCGCACACCGGCTCAGGTGCCCGAATGACCGGCGTCGGGACCGAGCGCGTGCCCGCTCCCGGACGATGGCTTACGGCGGGTGGCCTTCACCCGTCCTGCGCGCTGATCCATCCGGCGGACATGCTGGGGCCGGCTCGAGACGGCACCGGGCTCACTGCGGCCGCGCTCAGCGCCCGCCGACCGGGTGGGCGGCGATCAACCGCGCCTGGGCGGCCGCAAGTGTGTCACTGATGGCGACCGGGTAGGGCTCGGCCGCCGGCTGCAGGTCATGCAGCGCCGCCGGCAGGCGTGCCACCTGCGCCGCGGCGTTGGCACGCGCCTCATCGAGGCCGATCCGCCCGGCTGGCAGGCGCTGGCCGCCCCGCATGACGCACTCCAGCAGCGGCTCGCCGGGCAGGCTTTCGTCGTGGCGGGCGATGGTGTCGCCCGCCGCAAGACCGTTCTGGTAGCGGCGGAACACCTGCTTGCGGCCCGGCAGGCTGATCTTGCCCGGCGACAGCTTGCCGCAATCGTGCCCGCCGTAGGCCACCAGCTTGTAGGCGGCGTCCAGGTACGGCCGGTCGGCGACCACATCCACTGCGGTGCCGACGCCAAAGCCGTCGATCGGTGCACCGTCCGCCAGCAGGGCGGCGATGACGTGCTCGTCCAGGCCGCCGCTGGCAATGATGCGCACGCCCGTCATTCCTGCCGCGTCGAGCAGCGCCCGGCTGGCCTTGGCCAGCGCGCCCAGATCGCCGGAATCGAGCCGCACCGCGCCCACCTTGAAGCGCTCGCCAAGACGCTGGCGCAGCTCGATGACCCGGCGCACGCCGTCGAGCGTGTCGTAGGTGTCCACCAGCAGCGTGGTACCGGGGAATTGCGCCGCGAAGCGCTCGAAGGCCTCCTGCTCGGTGGCGTGCGCCTGCACGTAGCTGTGCGCCACGGTGCCGGCCACGGGAATGCCGTAGCGACGCCCGGCCTCGACGTTGGAGCTGCCGGCATAGCCGGCGATGTACAGCGCCCGGGCGCAGGCGACCGCCGCATCCACGCCGTGGGCCCGGCGGGCGCCGAAGTCCACCACCGCCCGGCCGCCGGCCGCCTGCACCACCCGCTGTCCCTTGCTGGCCACCAGCGTCGGGTAGTGCAGCAGGTTCAGCACCGCGGTCTCGACCACCTGCGCCTCGGGCATGGGCGCCTCGACCGTCAGCAGCGGCTCGTGGGCGAACAGCGGCGTACCCTCGGCCAGGGCATGAACGTCTCCGGTAAACCGCAGCGCCCGCAGGCGCTCCAGAAAGTCGCCGCTGAAGGTACCGAGCGAGCGCAAATAGTCGATGTCCTCCCCACTGACGGCGAATGCCTCCAGATACTCCAGCACCTGCTCCAGGCCGCAGGCAAGCAGGAAATTGCGCCCCGGCGGCAACTTGCGCGCGAACACGTCGAACACCGCCGGCGCCGTCATGCCCTCGGCCCAACAGGCCTGCAACATGGTCAGCTCGTACAGGTCGGTGAACAGCGCCGGCACCGGCGGGCAGCTCATTGCAGCTGCGCTCCGGCCGCTGCCAGCTCGGCAAGTGCCCGCGCGCCGTCGCCGGGCGCCCGATCGACCGCTCGCACCGCGGCGGTCAGCACCACCACCCGGTAACCCAGAGCCAGCGCGTCGAGCGCCGTCGCCCGCACGCAGTAGTCGGTGGCAAGACCGGTCACCACCGCGGTGGTGATGCCGCGCGCCCGCAGCAGGGCGTCGAGTTCGGGCGTGTGCCCTGCGCCGGAGCGCGGATCGCGCACTGAAAAACCCGAATAACCGTCCTCGCCCCCTTCCCCCTTCGACACCACAGGCCCGTTCACCTCGAGCGCCGGGTGAAAGGCCGCGCCCCAGGTGCCCTGCACGCAATGCACCGGCCACGGCCCGCCATCGGACTCGAAATGCGGCGTGTGCGGCGGATGCCAGTCGCGGGTATAGAACACGCCGCCACCGGCGGCCTGCGCCTTGGCGATCTCGGCGTTGATGACCGGCACCACCGCCTCGCCTTGCGGCACGTACAGGCTGCCGGCCGGGTCGGCAAAATCGTTCTGCACGTCCACCACCAGCAGGGCGGTGCGGGAGTCGTACTGCATCGATGCGGGCCTCGCGTTGGCGCCGTGCCATGATGCGGCAGCAACGACGCCGCCGGCCAGCGGGCGCGGCCGCAGTTGACGCCGATCATGGCCCGTCGCCGCCTGCGACACCAAGATGACTCACCCCTCACCCGGAGAAACTGCCATGCCCATCGCCGAGATCTGCAGCCGCGGCGTCGTCATCGCCAATCCGGACGACTCCCTGCGCACGGTCGCCGCACTGATGCGCGTGCATCACGTGGGCAGTGTGGTCGTGACCCGCGACGACGCCGGCCTGTGCCGGCCGCTTGGCATCATCACCGACCGCGACATCGTGCTGGCGCTGGTCGCCAAGGACGTGTCGCCGGACGCCGTCAGTGCCGGTGATGTGATGAGCGAACCGCTCGAAACCATCCGTGAAACCGATGAGGTGTGGACGGCGCTGGAGCGCATGCGCAGCCGCGGCGTACGCCGCCTGCCGGTGCTGGGGGCACAGGGCGAACTGGTCGGCATCGTCAGCGCCGACGACCTGCTGGAGCTGGTCGCCGAAGAGCTCTCCGGTCTGGCGCGCATCATCGGCCGCGAGCAGCGTCAGGAAGTCAGCCGCCGCAGCGACTGACGCGGGTCGGTGGCCGCCCTTGGCCTGCCAAGCTGCGTAGAACCTTGGCCGTCCGATCCACCCCCGCCCGCCCAGCCCGGGGCAGACCCAGGCCACGCTGCATTGTCACGACATAAAAAAGCCCGGTCGACATCCGCCGACCGGGCCCTTGCCGCCGTCCGATCGCAGCCGCTCAGACGTTGAAGATATCCATCTGCCGCGGGATGATGTCGTTGCAGACGACGATGTACTTCTCGCGTATCTGCAGCGCCTCACCCGCCCGTGTCAGGCGGTAGCGGTAATGGCCGAAGAACATGTCGGTGCGCTGCTCTTCGTGCTTGTAGGTGTTGACCTGGAAGTTGGCGGTGGCGATGACCTCGCCGGCCGTCGCCTCGCGCAGGCGGATGTTGGTCACGAAATGCCGCGTGCGCGGCAGGCGCAGCAGGGATGAGGACAGCCCGGACTCGATCCGCCACACGCGGTCGCCCATGCGGTCGCGGTTGCCGCAGTAGATGAGCGAGATTTCGCCCTTCGGGTTGTCGATCAGCACGTCGTCGTCGTCCCAGGACGGCGCCCAGTAGACGGCATCGTCCTGGTACAGGGCCAGCCAGTCGTGCCAGCGCCGCTCGTCCAGGCAGTCGGCCTCTTCCAGCAGCAGTTCGGTGACGGCTTCCTTGAGCACGGGATCAGGCCGCATGGCGCTTGGCCTCCTCGCGGCGCAGGCCTTCGGTCATCAGCTTCAACCACTGCCGGTACTCGCCGTGGTAGAGCGTCTCGTCGGCAAAGCGGCTGGCGCTGACCTGCGGCTGGAAGCCCAGCTCGCGCGCCGGCTCGTCGGCGCCCACGATGCGCCGCTTCATGCCGCGGTCGAAGTCCTGCCACTGCGCGTTGCGGCCGGCGTAGCCGGACTGGCAGGCATCGAACTCGGTCAGGTCGTCCGGCGTGGCGATGCCGCTGGCGCCATAGAAATCCTCGTACTGGCGCACGCGCCGCTCGCGGGCCTCTTCCGACTCGCCCCGGGGCGCCACGCAGTAGGCGTGGACCTCGGTTTCGTCCGGCGCGATCGGCCGCCAGGAGCGCAGCTGCGTGGAGATGCCGTCGAACAGGATGACGTTGGGGTAGATCAGCACCTGGCGCAGACGTCCGGCCATCCACTTGGCCTGCAGCGGGCCGACACGGGCTTCGAGCGCGTCGTACTGCATGCCCAGCGCCCGGTCGCGGAAGTTGGGCACGTCCGACCAGATCATGACGTGGCCGTTGCCCAGGTCGTAGTTGCCGTTCTGGGTGTTGTGCAGGTCGACCTTGATGGCCTTGACGTTGTCGGTCCCGCCGGCCGCCGCCGCCTGTTTGGCACGCTCCTGCGCCAGGCGAAAGTAGGAGGCGTGCACGATGTCGACGTGGTAACCGTCGACGCCGTTCTCGGCCTGCATCTTCCAGTTGCCGCGATGGGTGTAGACCGAGTGGCCGCGCAGGACTTCCAGGCCATCCACCGACTGGTTGGCGAACAGCTCCAGGAACGGCGCGGCCGCCGCCAGGTGGGTCTTGATGTCCGGCACGTCCGCATTCAGGCTGGCGAAGATGAAGCCGTGGTAGCTGGCCACGTGCGGCACCGGCGTGAGGCCATAGTCGGCCTTGCTCCAGCCGTCCGGATAGGCCCCGCCGGCCTCGTCCTTGACGTCCAGCAGCGTGCCCTGGGTGTCGTAGACCCAGCCGTGGTACGGGCACGCCCAGTGCTTGGCGTTGCCGCGCGCCTTGCGGCAGACCATGGCGCCGCGGTGCGAGCAGGCGTTGATGAAGCCGCGCAGCTGCCCGTCCGCGCCGCGGCTGATGATGACCGGCTGGCGGCCGATGACGGTGGTCAGGTAGTCGTGGGGTTTGGGGATCTGGCTGTCGTGGCCGATGTAGATCCAGGTCGCCTCCCAGACGTGCTTGATCTCGAGCTCGAACAGCTCCGGGTCCGTGTACAGCGAGCGGTGGACCTTGAAGGTCTCGCCCGGCTTGTCGACGATGCGCCAGGTGATGTCTTCGATGCGCATGGGGGCCTCCGTGGGGTGAAGGGAAAGGCGCTGACTGTGCGGCCTGAACGGGTCCGCCATGATAAGGGACGAAACGGCCCGGCGCCTCGGGTGGCTTGGCTTCGGCTTTGGACGTGCCGCGACCGGCCTGCTCATCGGCGCCGGTCAATACCCCGACGCCCCGCCGCCGGCCTGATGCCGAGCGACGGGGCGCCACGGGCGAAGGCTCAGCGGTACTTACGCGCGCACAGCTCGGCCCAGGCCTTGCCGCTGGCCACGGTCAGCGCGCGCCAGTCGTCCGGCAGGTCCTCGTACGGCGCGCGGCACGGGCCGGCCTTGATGTAGCCGGCGGCGTTGCAGCGGATTTTTTCCACCTGCACGTTGTACTTGGAGAATTCCTTGAAGTCCGGGATGGCGTTGGGCAGGCCGTGCAGGTCGTGCATGATCTCGCCCATGCGCGCCTTGTCGCCGGCGTCGATGGCCCGCTGCAGGGCGACCACCGGCTCCGGTCCCATGGCGCAGCTGGTCGACCACATGCCCTTGAGGCGATCGCCGACCAGGTCGTAGGCCATCGGCGCGGCAAAGTCGATCGGCAGGAACTGCACATGCGGCGCGGCGTCCATGCTGGCCGGCAGGTCGATCAGCATGTTCTTGGGGTCCATCAGGTTGCCGACGTACTTGCAGGTAACCACCGTCGGACAGTGCTTGCCGACGCCGGCCCAGAACTCGACCGGGAAGGTCGACTTGAAGAACAGCGGATTGGCGTAAACCATCAGGCCCATGTCCGGCACTGCCTCGGCCAGATCGGCGTAGAACTTGACCGAATTGGTGAGGGTCGGGGTCTGCCACAGCGGCAGGCCGACGAAGCCGCCTTCCACTCCCAGCTCGCGGAACTTGCGCATCTGGCGCACGGTTTCCTTGGTGCCCAGCGTGGTGATGCCGGCAAACACCGGCACCCGGCCGCGCGCCACCTCGATGATGGTGCGGGTGAAGGCGAGTTTCTCTTCCAGCGTCAGCGCCGCGCACTCGCCAGTGGTGCCGTTGGCGGCGATCGAGCCGATGCCGGCGGCGATCAGCTGCTCGGTCATGCGCGCGGTTTCGTCCAGATCGACCGAATCCTCGTACTGCCAGCCGCCCTGCCCTTCCTTGCACGGCGTCGGGATCATGGCGGATACGCCGCGGATATCGTCTTTGGTCAGCATGGGCAGGGCCTCCTGGCATCGTAAAAGGGCGGCAATGGTAGCCGGTCCGGGCTTGTGCGTGACCGGCGGCTACTCGTAGCGCAGTTCCCCGGCCTCGCCCCAGAACACGCGGTAAACGTACACGGTGTAGACGATGATGGCCGGCAGCGTGATGACCACGCCGACCAGGATGAACTTGAGCGACTCCGGCGCCGCGGCAGCCTGCCAGGCGGTGAGGCGATCGACCACCAGATAGGGATACAGGCTGTAGGCGAGCCCGATCGCCGCCAGCACGAACAGCCCCACGGCGCAGGCAAACGGCTCCCACGGCCGCGGCAGGTCCTGCTGGCACAGGCGCTTCAGGCGCCGGTCGGCGACCAGCAGCAGTACCGCCGTGGCCAGTGGCACCTGCAGCAGCAGGATGAACTCGGGCATGGCGAACCACTTGTTGAAGATGCGCTCACTGACCAGCGGCGTGGCAATCGACACCGCCGCCAGGCCGAGCGCCGTTCCCCACAGCGCTCGCCGCGCCCAGCCGGCGGCGCGCTGCTTGAGCGCCGAGCCGGTTTTCATCAGCAGCCAGGTGGCGCCCAGCAGCGTGTAGCCGGCCATCAGACACAGGCCGATGAGGGCCGCGAACAGAGAGGGCCACAGACCGCCGGCAAAGCCCAGAACATACTTGCCAAGCATGAACCCCTGCGCGAACGCCGCCAGCGCCGAGCCGGCCACGAAGACGCGGTTCCACAGCGCCTTGTGGTCGGCGTGGGCCTTGACCCGGAAATCGAAGGCCACGCCGCGCAGGATCAGTCCGACCAGCATCAGCGCCACCGGCAGGTAGAGCGCGGTCAGTACCACGCCGTGCGCGTGCGGGAAGGCCACCAGCAGGATGCCGGCGCCCAGCACCAGCCAGGTCTCGTTGGCATCCCAGAACGGGCCGATGGAAGCGATCATGCGGTCCTTGTCGGCATCGTCAACCAGCGGCAGCAGCAGGCCGACACCCAGGTCGAAGCCGTCCAGCACCACGTAGGCCAGCATGGCGACACCCATCAGGCCCATGAAGATCAGCGGCAGGGCCTGGTCCATCACGGCACCTGCGCCACGGTCGGCCCGGCGCCGGGCGAGTCGGCTGCGCCCGCCTTGCGCGCCATGTAGAACAGCACCCACACGTAGGCGAGGATCAGCGCCACGTACAGCGTCAGATACAGCCCCAGCGTCAGGCCAATCATCCCGGTCGGCACGTCGGAAGCCGCATCGGCGGTTCTGAGCAGGCCGTATACCAGCCATGGCTGGCGGCCGATTTCGGTCGTATACCAGCCGGCCAGCACCGCCAGCCAGCCCGAAAACGTCATGACCAGCAGGCCGCGCTGAACCAGCACCGAGGGCTCGCCACGGCGCAGCGTCTGCCAGGCCGCCAGCCAACTGACCGCCAGCATCAGCAGGCCCACGCCGACCATGACCCGAAACGCCCAGAACAGCGGCGCCACCGGTGGGTGATCCTCGAAGCTGTTCAGGCCGCGCAGTTCGCCATTCCAGTGGTGAGTCAGGATCAGGCTGGCCGCGTCGGGGATGGTGATCTCGAAGCGGTTGCTGCGCGTGCGTTCATCCGGCCATGCAAACAGGCGCAGGTCGGCGCCGCGCTCGGTGTCCCAGATGGCCTCCATGGCGGCGATCTTGGCCGGCTGGTGCTCCAGCGTGTTCAGGCCGTGCAGGTCGCCAATGAAGATCTGCACCGGAATCAGCACCGCTGCCAGCAGCACGCCGGCGCGAAGCGTTGCCGCGACCTCGGCGCTGCGCTCGCCGCGCAGGCGCCGGTAGGACGACAGCCCCGCCAGCAGAAACGCCACCGTCAGCCCGGATGCCAGCAGCATGTGCGTCAGCCGATACGGGAATGAGGGGTTGAAGATCACCGCCCACCAGCTGGCGACGTGGGCCTGTCCGTCCACCATCACGTGTCCGGCCGGCGTCTGCATCCAGGAGTTCAGCGCCAGAATCCAGAACGCCGACAGACTGGTGCCGACCGCCACCAACGCCGTGGCCGTCAGGTGCATGCGTTCCGACACCCGGCGCTGGCCGAACAGCATCACACCCAGAAACGTGGCCTCCAGAAAGAACGCCGTCAAAACCTCGTAGCCGAGCAGCGGACCTGCAATGTTGCCCACGCGTTGCATGAAACCCGGCCAGTTGGTGCCGAACTGGAAACTCATGGTCACGCCGCTGACCACGCCCAACGCGAACGACAGCGCAAACACCTTGACCCAGGTGCGATACGCCGCCTGCCAGGGCGCGCCGTCGTCGGCCCGCCCGCGCAGTTTGAAATACAGCAGCACCCAGGCCAGCGCCATGTTGATGCTGGGGAACAGGATGTGAAAGCTGATGTTGGCGGCAAACTGCAAGCGCGCCAGCAGCAGCGGATCGGCGAGCGCGTTCATGCCGACACCTCGCGCTGCTCGTCCGTGTCGCGCCCGCCGGGCAGCAACTGCAGCACCCCCTTCACCTTGCTCCCCAGCGCCATCAGGCGCAGCAGCGTCTGCGGCGACAGGCGCTGCACCTGGGCAAACCACTCGGTCAGAGTCTCCATCAGCGTGTACATCTCGCGCATCCGCTGTTGGGCGTGACGTTCATGCTCCGACTGCGGCTCGGCCAACAATGCCTCGCGCAACATGGACAGGGTGGGCTCGACCTCGCGCCGCTGGCGCTCCTCTGCCAAGGTCTTGAAGATCAGCCAGACGTCGTCCGGGGTGCTGAAGTAGTCACGCCGGTCGCTGGGCTGACGCTGGGTTCGCAGCAGGCGCCAGCCCTGCAGTTCCTTCAGGCTGACGCTCACGTTCGAGCGCGAAATGGCCAGCTGCTCGGCGATCTCGTCGGCGTTCAGCGGGCGCGGTGAGACGAACAGCAGGGCATAAATCTGGCCGACGGTCCGGTTGATGCCCCAGCGGCTGCCCATCTCGCCGAAATGCATCACGAAGTCGCGAACCAGCGGTCTCATGTCATTCATTTCGTAAGTTTCAGTAAATTGTGAAACACGAGAGCGAATTAAATACCATTCGACGCGCCACCGCCAGTGAAGAGCCCGGCAACGAGGCGCCGCGCGGCGCCGTTGCCGGCACACGCCGCCACGCTCAGGCGCCGCTATCGAGCCAAACCTTGCAGGCCAGCGAGCCGGCGATCATGGCCGCGACGAACAGCCACGGCTCCAAGGTCCCCAGCGTCAGCGCCACCAGCGCCGGCCCGGGACAGTAGCCGGCCAGTCCCCAGCCGATGCCAAACAGCGCAGCGCCACTGAGCAGCTGGCCGTCCACCTGCCGCTTGACCGGCAAATGGAAACGGTCATCCAGCCGCGGCCGCGACCGGCGCAACACCCACGGGAACAACGCCGCGGTCACGCCGGCCCCGCCGCCCATGACCAGGATCAGGCTCGGATCCCAGGCGCCGGCCAGGTCCAGAAACGCCAGCACCTTGTTCGGGTCGATCATCTGCGCCAGCGCCAGCCCGATGCCGAACAGCACGCCGCACAGGCCGCCTGCCAGAACCCGGCTCATGGCTGCAGCCCCAGCAGGTGGCGCGTGACGTACACCGTGAGCATGCCGCAGCCGACAAAGGTGATCGTCGCCACCAGCGAGCGCCGCGAGCGCCGCCCCAGGCCACACACGCCATGACCACTGGTGCAGCCGCTGCCAAGACGCGTTCCGAAGCCGACCAGAAAACCCGCCACCAGCAACAACCCGACCGGAAAACCCTGCCGCGGCACGAAGGCGTGCGGCGTCAGCCACCAGAAAGCGCCCCCACCACCGAGCATCCCGAGGATGAAGGCCACGCGCCAGGCGGTGTCGCCCGGCACCCGCGCCAGGGCACCGTTCAGGATGCCGCTGATGCCGGCGATGCGGCCGTTCAGATACAGCAGCAGCACCGCCGCCGCACCGATCAACAAACCGCCGCCAAGGGCGGTATACGGAGTGAACTGACTCACGAGCACCTCACAGCACGTCCAGCGGCAACTTCAGATACGACACGCCATTGTCCTGCGGCGGCGGCAGCTGGCCGGCGCGGATGTTGACCTGGATCGACGGCAGGATCAGGCGCGGCATGCCCAGCGTCGCGTCGCGGGCGGTGCGCAGGGCCACGAACGCATCCAGCCCCACGCCGTCCCGCAGGTGGACGTTGCCGGCGCGCTGGGCCGCAACCGTGGTCTCGCAGCGCGGCGGCCGCGGCGCGGGCGGGTAGTCGTGGCAGACGAACATGCGCGTGGCGTCGCCGAGCGCATACAGCCGCTGCACCGAGTGGTACAGCGTGGCCGCATCGCCGCCCGGAAAGTCGCAGCGCGCGCTGCCCACGTCCGGCATGAATAGCGTATCGCCGACGAACACGGCATCGCCGATCAGGTAGCTCAGGCTGTCGCTGGTATGCCCCGGCGTGGCCAGGACGCGAATGGTAAGCTCGCCCAACGGCAGGCTGTCGCCATCCTGCAGCAGGCGATCGAACTGCGAGCCGTCCGTGGGGAAGCCGTCGCCCAGGTTGAAGATGCGGGCGAAGGTCTGCTGCACCTTGCAGATGCCCGCGCCCACGGCCAGCGGTGCGCCGAGCTGTTCCTTCAGATACGCGGCGGCGGTCAGGTGATCGGCGTGGGCATGGGTCTCCAGGATCCAGGCCACATC from Immundisolibacter sp. encodes:
- a CDS encoding enoyl-CoA hydratase/isomerase family protein; this encodes MSEPLVTYARDGHVAVITMNRPEAMNAMSVAMLNELTAAVKQYAADDEAWVGVLRGEGRAFCTGGDLKEALELIGDEPANFYVMPRQGLEAFALVRATPKPMIAAVHGYCMAGGLLLANACDLIVAGESCKFGIPETSVGMPTMGYLDLWKFMGPRVFMEKVLTAEPFGAAEAKACGLVNRVVADDQVQAEAMKLAQKIASNSPRSVAAHTQAVRLSVKYNREVLEEFQRQIWDPVVFGQDIQEGLASFGQRRKPEWKNR
- a CDS encoding aromatic ring-hydroxylating dioxygenase subunit alpha: MRIEDITWRIVDKPGETFKVHRSLYTDPELFELEIKHVWEATWIYIGHDSQIPKPHDYLTTVIGRQPVIISRGADGQLRGFINACSHRGAMVCRKARGNAKHWACPYHGWVYDTQGTLLDVKDEAGGAYPDGWSKADYGLTPVPHVASYHGFIFASLNADVPDIKTHLAAAAPFLELFANQSVDGLEVLRGHSVYTHRGNWKMQAENGVDGYHVDIVHASYFRLAQERAKQAAAAGGTDNVKAIKVDLHNTQNGNYDLGNGHVMIWSDVPNFRDRALGMQYDALEARVGPLQAKWMAGRLRQVLIYPNVILFDGISTQLRSWRPIAPDETEVHAYCVAPRGESEEARERRVRQYEDFYGASGIATPDDLTEFDACQSGYAGRNAQWQDFDRGMKRRIVGADEPARELGFQPQVSASRFADETLYHGEYRQWLKLMTEGLRREEAKRHAA
- a CDS encoding CBS domain-containing protein, with the protein product MPIAEICSRGVVIANPDDSLRTVAALMRVHHVGSVVVTRDDAGLCRPLGIITDRDIVLALVAKDVSPDAVSAGDVMSEPLETIRETDEVWTALERMRSRGVRRLPVLGAQGELVGIVSADDLLELVAEELSGLARIIGREQRQEVSRRSD
- a CDS encoding aromatic-ring-hydroxylating dioxygenase subunit beta; amino-acid sequence: MRPDPVLKEAVTELLLEEADCLDERRWHDWLALYQDDAVYWAPSWDDDDVLIDNPKGEISLIYCGNRDRMGDRVWRIESGLSSSLLRLPRTRHFVTNIRLREATAGEVIATANFQVNTYKHEEQRTDMFFGHYRYRLTRAGEALQIREKYIVVCNDIIPRQMDIFNV
- a CDS encoding dihydrodipicolinate synthase family protein, with translation MLTKDDIRGVSAMIPTPCKEGQGGWQYEDSVDLDETARMTEQLIAAGIGSIAANGTTGECAALTLEEKLAFTRTIIEVARGRVPVFAGITTLGTKETVRQMRKFRELGVEGGFVGLPLWQTPTLTNSVKFYADLAEAVPDMGLMVYANPLFFKSTFPVEFWAGVGKHCPTVVTCKYVGNLMDPKNMLIDLPASMDAAPHVQFLPIDFAAPMAYDLVGDRLKGMWSTSCAMGPEPVVALQRAIDAGDKARMGEIMHDLHGLPNAIPDFKEFSKYNVQVEKIRCNAAGYIKAGPCRAPYEDLPDDWRALTVASGKAWAELCARKYR
- a CDS encoding nicotinate phosphoribosyltransferase, with protein sequence MSCPPVPALFTDLYELTMLQACWAEGMTAPAVFDVFARKLPPGRNFLLACGLEQVLEYLEAFAVSGEDIDYLRSLGTFSGDFLERLRALRFTGDVHALAEGTPLFAHEPLLTVEAPMPEAQVVETAVLNLLHYPTLVASKGQRVVQAAGGRAVVDFGARRAHGVDAAVACARALYIAGYAGSSNVEAGRRYGIPVAGTVAHSYVQAHATEQEAFERFAAQFPGTTLLVDTYDTLDGVRRVIELRQRLGERFKVGAVRLDSGDLGALAKASRALLDAAGMTGVRIIASGGLDEHVIAALLADGAPIDGFGVGTAVDVVADRPYLDAAYKLVAYGGHDCGKLSPGKISLPGRKQVFRRYQNGLAAGDTIARHDESLPGEPLLECVMRGGQRLPAGRIGLDEARANAAAQVARLPAALHDLQPAAEPYPVAISDTLAAAQARLIAAHPVGGR
- a CDS encoding isochorismatase family protein; translated protein: MQYDSRTALLVVDVQNDFADPAGSLYVPQGEAVVPVINAEIAKAQAAGGGVFYTRDWHPPHTPHFESDGGPWPVHCVQGTWGAAFHPALEVNGPVVSKGEGGEDGYSGFSVRDPRSGAGHTPELDALLRARGITTAVVTGLATDYCVRATALDALALGYRVVVLTAAVRAVDRAPGDGARALAELAAAGAQLQ
- a CDS encoding acyl-CoA dehydrogenase family protein, coding for MLELTEPEHIRLLRDQLRRFVDREMPREAAARWDREDVFPRQVFDKLAELGVCGLTVPEEYGGAGVDIPACMAVIEELSRRSLAVSVPYIMCTCYAGMNITEVGSEAQKRELLPRIAEGKLIFAYGLTEPDVGSDLGSVKTTAVRDGDELIINGAKRFCSGADEADYIYALVCSDRAGARYKNLSFVLIPPTAPGVTVTAFECMGVRGIHTTDVTFDNVRLPLANLVGGEAAWNRGWEMLAGPGLDVEKIEVAAIALGVAWAALEDAWSYAQERKQFGKAIGSYQSIRHLLADMQAKLYTARTLVYQVAGKLDGEGRHGVETAIAKLMATEYCTEITLAAQKVMGAYGYASEFPMERYVRDSLALPIFGGSSAIQRNNIVNWMGLPK